From a region of the Panicum virgatum strain AP13 chromosome 2K, P.virgatum_v5, whole genome shotgun sequence genome:
- the LOC120694695 gene encoding probable galacturonosyltransferase-like 4 yields the protein MARAWTTMAASTALQLALLLVALAGASGIRVDVIRLPSAPAFREAPAFRNGDECPPRGSPEGRVDVAMTLDANYLRGTMAAVFSILQHTACPENVAFHFLAAARRRRDDGPDPDPLAAIRATFPYLDPTVHRFDPSRVRGRISRSVRHALDQPLNYARIYLADTLPADVRRVIYLDSDVVVVDDVRKLWSVDLGGHVVAAPEYCHANFTKYFTDAFWSDPELSATFRGRRPCYFNTGVMVMDVARWRLGGYTRRVEEWMAVQKRKRIYHLGSLPPFLLVLAGDIKAVDHRWNQHGLGGDNMEGRCRSLHPGPISLLHWSGKGKPWLRLDSRKPCTVDYLWAPYDLYKAAATSLEE from the coding sequence ATGGCGCGGGCCtggacgacgatggcggccTCCACCGCCCTCCAGCTGGCGCTGCTGCTCGTCGCGTTGGCGGGGGCGTCGGGCATCCGGGTCGACGTCATCCGCCTCCCCTCGGCGCCGGCGTTCCGCGAGGCCCCCGCGTTCCGGAACGGCGACGAGTGCCCGCCGCGGGGCTCCCCGGAGGGCCGCGTCGACGTCGCCATGACGCTGGACGCCAACTACCTGCGCGGCACCATGGCGGCCGTCTTCTCCATCCTGCAGCACACGGCGTGCCCGGAGAACGTCGCGTTCCACttcctcgcggcggcgcgccggcgccgggacgACGGGCCGGACCCGGACCCGCTGGCGGCGATCCGCGCCACCTTCCCGTACCTGGACCCCACCGTGCACCGCTTCGACCCGTCGCGGGTGCGGGGCCGCATCTCCCGCTCCGTGCGCCACGCGCTGGACCAGCCGCTCAACTACGCCCGCATCTACCTCGCCGACACGCTCCCCGCCGACGTGCGCCGGGTCATCTACCTCGACTCCGACGTCGTGGTCGTCGACGACGTCCGCAAGCTCTGGTCCGTGGACCTGGGCGGCCACGTCGTGGCGGCGCCCGAGTACTGCCACGCCAACTTCACCAAGTACTTCACCGACGCCTTCTGGTCGGACCCGGAGCTCAGCGCCACcttccgcggccgccggccctgCTACTTCAACACGGGCGTGATGGTGATGGACGTGGCCAGGTGGCGCCTCGGCGGCTACACCCGGCGGGTGGAGGAGTGGATGGCGGTGCAGAAGCGGAAGCGGATCTACCACCTGGGCTCGCTGCCGCCGTTCCTGCTCGTGCTCGCCGGCGACATCAAGGCCGTGGACCACCGGTGGAACCAGCACGGGCTCGGCGGCGACAACATGGAGGGCAGGTGCCGGAGCCTGCACCCGGGGCCCATCAGCCTGCTGCACTGGAGCGGCAAGGGCAAgccgtggctgcgcctcgactcCAGGAAGCCCTGCACCGTCGACTACCTCTGGGCGCCCTACGACCTCTACAAGGCTGCGGCGACCTCGCTCGAGGAGTGA